In Rhizobium sp. ZPR4, a genomic segment contains:
- a CDS encoding ABC transporter ATP-binding protein, which produces MGSIVLKQVSKVFGEAKVIPSIDLEIDNGEFVVFVGPSGCGKSTLLRLIAGLEDVSGGQIMIDGKDGTNLKPSERGLAMVFQSYALYPHMSVRKNIAFPLKMANMPQAEIDKKVADAARVLNLTDYLERKPRQLSGGQRQRVAIGRAIVRQPAAFLFDEPLSNLDAALRVNMRLEISELHQQLKTTMVYVTHDQVEAMTMADKIVVLNRGNIEQVGSPLELYRSPRNLFVAGFIGSPKMNFVKGAYAQTLGADTIGVRPEHVLLSTTSGDWQGKVTVAEHLGSDTFLHIDVDGIGTVTARGSGDFPARAGETVYLTPDKTHIHRFNAEGLAISA; this is translated from the coding sequence ATGGGTAGCATTGTTCTCAAACAAGTCTCCAAGGTCTTCGGCGAAGCCAAGGTCATCCCTTCCATCGATCTTGAGATCGATAATGGCGAGTTCGTCGTCTTCGTCGGCCCGTCCGGCTGTGGCAAGTCCACGCTGCTGCGCCTGATCGCCGGCCTCGAAGACGTCTCCGGCGGCCAGATCATGATCGACGGCAAGGACGGCACCAATCTGAAGCCGTCCGAGCGCGGCCTTGCCATGGTGTTCCAGTCCTATGCGCTCTATCCGCATATGAGCGTGCGTAAGAACATCGCCTTTCCGCTGAAGATGGCGAACATGCCGCAGGCGGAGATCGACAAGAAGGTGGCGGATGCCGCGCGTGTCCTCAATCTGACGGATTATCTGGAGCGTAAGCCACGTCAGCTTTCGGGCGGTCAGCGCCAGCGTGTCGCTATCGGCCGCGCCATTGTGCGCCAGCCGGCAGCCTTCCTCTTCGACGAGCCTTTGTCGAACCTCGATGCGGCGCTGCGCGTCAACATGCGTCTCGAGATCAGCGAGCTGCACCAGCAGTTGAAGACGACGATGGTCTATGTGACGCACGATCAGGTCGAGGCCATGACCATGGCCGACAAGATCGTTGTGCTCAATCGCGGCAATATCGAGCAGGTCGGCTCGCCTCTGGAGCTCTATCGCAGCCCGCGCAACCTCTTCGTCGCCGGCTTTATCGGCTCGCCGAAGATGAATTTCGTCAAGGGCGCCTATGCTCAGACCCTCGGCGCCGACACGATCGGCGTGCGGCCCGAGCATGTGCTGCTGTCGACCACGTCGGGCGACTGGCAGGGCAAGGTGACTGTCGCCGAACATCTCGGTTCCGACACCTTCCTGCATATCGATGTCGACGGCATCGGCACGGTGACGGCGCGCGGCTCGGGCGATTTCCCGGCCCGAGCCGGAGAGACCGTGTATCTGACGCCGGACAAGACGCATATTCACCGGTTCAACGCCGAGGGGCTGGCGATCTCAGCCTAA